The sequence CAATTCTGAAAGGTATTGCAACATAAAAAACATTGGATTTTAGATAAGACTTCTTCATACCTCATGATTAGTGTCTGCATGTAAAAAGAGACATTAGGTCTGACACCATCATGCCTAACAGGAAGAATACACCATTAGCAAAGTAGTCAACCTTGACTTTCTGGATATTATGTTAGATTTTCCTTATGTCttaaaaagaaatagaatattGATATTCATTCAATTCTAATGAAGAATTTGTTTGTCTTTAACATTTGAGATTGCTGGTGTGAGAGCAGTGTCAACCATCCTCCAGCACATTTTGGATGACAACCTGGAACCAGACTATGCCAACCTCCTTCTGAATGGGGACATTGCTGAATTCCTGTTTGAAGCATTAGCAACCACAAGTGAACAGTTGCTGAGCTCCATATTCCAGAGCCTTCTGATGTTTGCAGACTTTGATGCCTTCTTCAAGAAGGGCCACACCCTGTACGGGATAGATGCTGTGGTGAGAGGTGTCCAGCAATCCCTGAAGTCTGCCACCACTGATGTACAATGCTGCGGTTTCCAACTTCTGACAAAAATCCTGTCCAACCAGTCGTCCAACACCAGCCTTCTGAGTAACTCGGCAGGATACCAACAGTTTGTGCAGCTGTTTGTCTCAGGCCTGCAGACCTGCAATGCTGACTTAGTGGTTGATGTGCTCCCTACTGTGTCGGCATTTCTGAGGAGAGATCACCAGCCATCGCCTGTGCCATATGCAGACCTCCAGAAAGTGTTAGCCTTAGTGGTCACTAATATCAAAGGGTGGCCAATGATGCAAGATTCTCCAGTGTGTGATATATTGGTGAAGTCACAGACACAGTCCCATATGGTCGGAAACAGCCACATGTCAAAAGTGCAAAAGCTTCTGCAAGAAGGACTTGAAGTATTTCACAGTGCCTGCAATCTTGCGGCAGCATGCAAGGAAGACCCGCTGGCTGATGAGTCAATATTTGCTCCTCCAGAGTCCCAATCTTCTGATGGTAGTGGCAGATCTTCCAGCACCAAGGTTGAAAGTTTCCTACAGTTCCTCTTCCAACAAACAGATGAAGTTTTCCTCCCACTAGTCATGCAAAACCTTCAGTACATTACAGATAGACAGGTCTTTGTACACATTTTCTCCATCCTGAATCTGCAATATCAGCTGATACCTGATGCAATGAGTGCTCTGTCTTTCAAGCTTGTATCTTCATGTTTCCTAAGGCTGTCATTGGAAGTGAAGGCAAAGTTTTGCACAGGAGACTGTGGTGACAAGCTGCAACAAGCTGTAAATATCTTCATCAGAAAATTGCTGTTGGGACTTTTGGTAATAAAAACAGAGAAAGAAATTGCATGTCCTGTTGTGGAAGAAGAGAATTTCCTGGCCAAAGAGCTTTTGCCCATACTTGCCCACATCAATGGTGAGCCACAGTCCCTGTTGACACTGTTAATGGAGAAGTCAGATCTGGAGAACACAGATAGGGAGTGTCTGGTCCATAAAGTACACAAAGCTTGTATGGCTATACTGTATTACTCATATCTGTACAATGACAGGCTGGTTGATGAGCTGTCTCTTCACAAAGCTCTGTTAGTATGCTTAGACCAGGAACCATTGACATTGTTTCCTCTTTACACAatgaaacatttcatctttctcTTGGCAATATCTGCTCCATTGTCTGACACAAGTTACTTGGACACATGGTCATCACCCTTGACACAGTTTTTGGCTGGAGTCAAAGAACCACAGATGCTGTACACTCACCACCAGCATCTGTTGGAATGGTGCTTCAGGAGTCCAGAACTGGCAAATGTGATGGGTGCTGTGTTCTTGGAATCATGGCTTTGGAACAAAAGGTGTGCAGACAAAACAATGTGCAAGACTGGCATATATCAAACACAGGAAACAGAGAATGAGTTTCTCAGTAAGCTGTTGATGAACAACTCTACTGCAAGCTCATGTCTTATAAACCTTATCGGACGGGGAGGAGGGGAGGTGGTGACACAAGCTCTGGATATCTTGCAATCCATCGTCTTCAATGCACCTGCGGAAAATCCATGTTTTCAGATATTGTTAAACTACAAACTGCCTAATATCTTACTCAAGCTGCTGTCATCTTACGAGATTGAAGTGGACCACAATGTTGCAGTACTGTTGCAACTTGTTTGTCATGGCCAGGCATATGATCAAATAACAGATAATCTGAATCTCAAACTAGTCCATCAGGTTGTTAGTACGATCACAAAGTACGCCATCAGTGGTGAAGTGCTCCTGGCTAGCCTGAACTACCTCACAGTCCTTCTTGTGGGCACATCTATGAGGAAGGACACTCGTCTACTAGCTATTCTGCTGTCCAACGATGCCATCCTTATGCTCATGCAGGACCTACTGGCTGGAAGTGTGTTCAGGTACATCATTCACCTGT comes from Branchiostoma floridae strain S238N-H82 chromosome 2, Bfl_VNyyK, whole genome shotgun sequence and encodes:
- the LOC118409562 gene encoding meiosis inhibitor protein 1-like yields the protein MDGRYGALFTDFHAEHDPVWQVQTGVSTTVCLVCILETLEDPQALVIKKCAFLSQITNLLKTQYKESLAEMLFMDDKLAISLMTTVLQLLPSDNENLAVTVVDTAAQLCCLLKSEELAYFVLEQVSTQILQLASFQSSLPGLVLLGRLLNGIPTLAQKMGHDMTLVDYLVSGLDYPDRNVKSAILFVLAKLCTSVDDVNHPDWVASMRQISLSLLPILVKEEATDVLTNGMGLLLTLLDHPDNARVLVQEVAVPPEQDVRGRATLCSSLRKMVMAPDTNIQIAGVRAVSTILQHILDDNLEPDYANLLLNGDIAEFLFEALATTSEQLLSSIFQSLLMFADFDAFFKKGHTLYGIDAVVRGVQQSLKSATTDVQCCGFQLLTKILSNQSSNTSLLSNSAGYQQFVQLFVSGLQTCNADLVVDVLPTVSAFLRRDHQPSPVPYADLQKVLALVVTNIKGWPMMQDSPVCDILVKSQTQSHMVGNSHMSKVQKLLQEGLEVFHSACNLAAACKEDPLADESIFAPPESQSSDGSGRSSSTKVESFLQFLFQQTDEVFLPLVMQNLQYITDRQVFVHIFSILNLQYQLIPDAMSALSFKLVSSCFLRLSLEVKAKFCTGDCGDKLQQAVNIFIRKLLLGLLVIKTEKEIACPVVEEENFLAKELLPILAHINGEPQSLLTLLMEKSDLENTDRECLVHKVHKACMAILYYSYLYNDRLVDELSLHKALLVCLDQEPLTLFPLYTMKHFIFLLAISAPLSDTSYLDTWSSPLTQFLAGVKEPQMLYTHHQHLLEWCFRSPELANVMGAVFLESWLWNKRCADKTMCKTGIYQTQETENEFLSKLLMNNSTASSCLINLIGRGGGEVVTQALDILQSIVFNAPAENPCFQILLNYKLPNILLKLLSSYEIEVDHNVAVLLQLVCHGQAYDQITDNLNLKLVHQVVSTITKYAISGEVLLASLNYLTVLLVGTSMRKDTRLLAILLSNDAILMLMQDLLAGSVFRQDTVSEDQAMSLQSCALQLLGSLVQLQAQFKVTCDYNVLVQTELLLDILTCDRTLLQLICAVSFLASMFHVSLQSPVARLDLGISSQHLARIFLSLQNIMVVEEELLRCAVVNCMSWLLAYTQPGDQALVDHIMNQPWNQLLLQTVMDLHNNDTVPPSLVALLTLFLEHGKPGPVTQKHVDRIVKQAVLKDVSQGTNSALNVKFISATAKCTDIEISSTHRTVVKEFVEKFLKEQAVGSQETVVRLVEVQDVMLCSSWINATFQQRLSTEELSGLLQGDNQHTEKGSSEEC